The following proteins come from a genomic window of Bradyrhizobium paxllaeri:
- a CDS encoding Wadjet anti-phage system protein JetD domain-containing protein, with the protein MQHEPAARLIQALKRTGRRRIPLDQLRKEFAAACPELAEQADRRSRLAQLLQSAAASGEIVLPLGKRSWDRTGGMPLPGFVVLAGPTPPRIPAVAPGYSWHPLLGFAASERNRLRLEAARCINEWLKSDPDLSLNVPIKERSLEIFGDEKRLDRLRAGSDHLFGRLSLLSLGCRICPIPLPFEAGPAAALGKPILIVENNDTWVSFSMWNRSAARLSAVAYAGGGHAKSLAYDETFIDELIGRLQAQALYYFGDIDPAGLRIASRAAQRRAWRLALPLQPAPSLYTWLLEHGTRTPLEGNERVADEDLAWLPPDIRSSVTALFASKQRVPQEALGTRVLMSAHVSDWT; encoded by the coding sequence ATGCAGCATGAGCCCGCGGCGCGCCTTATTCAGGCGCTGAAACGGACGGGTCGCCGCCGCATACCACTTGATCAGCTTCGCAAGGAATTTGCCGCCGCTTGCCCCGAGCTTGCGGAGCAGGCAGACCGGCGCTCGCGCCTGGCGCAGCTTCTCCAAAGCGCCGCGGCGTCCGGCGAGATTGTGTTGCCGCTCGGCAAGCGGAGCTGGGACCGAACCGGCGGGATGCCGCTGCCGGGTTTTGTGGTGCTTGCCGGACCCACACCGCCGCGTATTCCAGCCGTCGCGCCAGGATACAGCTGGCACCCCCTCTTGGGGTTTGCTGCAAGCGAGCGGAATCGTCTCCGCCTCGAGGCCGCACGCTGTATTAATGAGTGGCTGAAAAGCGATCCTGACTTGTCGCTGAACGTGCCCATCAAGGAACGCTCACTCGAAATCTTCGGGGACGAGAAGCGTCTCGACCGCCTGCGCGCAGGAAGCGACCACCTCTTCGGGCGCTTGAGCCTGTTGTCGCTTGGCTGCCGCATCTGTCCCATTCCACTTCCTTTCGAGGCAGGTCCAGCAGCGGCTTTAGGCAAGCCCATTCTGATCGTCGAGAACAACGACACCTGGGTCTCGTTTTCGATGTGGAATCGGTCGGCAGCCCGCCTATCCGCGGTTGCGTATGCAGGTGGTGGCCACGCCAAGAGCCTCGCCTATGACGAGACGTTCATCGATGAGCTAATAGGGCGGTTGCAGGCGCAGGCGCTGTACTACTTTGGCGACATTGATCCGGCCGGCTTGCGGATCGCCAGCCGGGCCGCGCAGCGGCGTGCCTGGCGGCTCGCTCTTCCGCTTCAGCCTGCACCGTCGCTCTATACGTGGCTTCTTGAACATGGGACGCGCACGCCGCTTGAGGGGAATGAGCGGGTAGCGGATGAGGATCTTGCGTGGCTTCCACCTGACATACGAAGTTCTGTTACTGCTTTGTTTGCTTCGAAGCAGCGTGTTCCGCAGGAAGCATTAGGGACGCGTGTATTGATGTCTGCACATGTGTCGGACTGGACCTAG